The following proteins are encoded in a genomic region of Streptomyces lunaelactis:
- a CDS encoding peptidoglycan-binding domain-containing protein, with product MEKLQRLLNAHVPDLGPLDVDGDFGPVTDERVREYQRRVDIEIDGVVVLRPGAC from the coding sequence GTGGAGAAGCTCCAGCGCCTCCTGAACGCCCACGTGCCGGACCTCGGACCCCTGGACGTCGACGGCGACTTCGGCCCCGTCACGGACGAACGCGTCCGCGAGTACCAGCGTCGTGTCGACATCGAGATCGACGGTGTCGTGGTCCTGAGACCTGGGGCATGCTGA